GCCCGTGGCGGTGTAATCCGTGCCGAGCAACTGGTCGACGCCGGCGTCGAGGATGCCGTTGTCGTTGACGTCGCGGTAGAACTCGACCCGCTGCACGGTCCCGGGGACGGCGTCCGTCACGTTCTGGGCCGTCAGGACCAGGTTGGCGCCCTGGGTGACCGGGTTGGGGTTCAGGACCAGGCCGCCTATGGTCGGCCGTGCGTTCTCGACGCGGCCGGTCGTCTGGATGGCGTAGCTCCAGCCGTTGTCGTTGTCCCGCGCGCGGACGAAGTAGACGTGGGTGCCCACGGTCCATTCGGCCGGGCCTTGCCACCACCATTCGCCCGGGACACCTGTGCTGACCGGGTCTTTGATGAACGACGGCTCCAGCACGTCGTCGATGCCGACCTCCAGCGCGCCGCTGGAGTTCGAGTCGCGGTAGAAGACGACCTCCTCGATCGTGCCGTCGTCGGTCACGCCGGTGGCCGTCAGGATGAGTTCCGTGCCCTGCGGAACGGGGTCCGGAACGTCGGTGAGGGCGGCAACGACGGGACGGGCGTTGACGTTGCCGGTGGTCGTGGCCGTGGCCGTGGCCTCGTAGTTGTCGGTGACCAGGGCGAGGTACTGGTAATCGCCGGGCGCCCATGTTGCCGGGCCGGACCATCGCCAGCCGCCCGCCGCGCTGGTGTCGACGCCGAGCAGGACGTCTCCATCGCTGACGTCGCCGCTTGTGTCGGAGTCGATGTAGAAGGCGACCGAATGGACGTCGCCGTACGGGTCGTCGACCCCGACGGCGTTCAGTGTGATGTAGTCGCCCTGCGTGACGGGGTCGGGGGAGTCGGCCAGGCTGTCGATGACGGGCGGCAGGTTGCTGACCGTGTTCACGACCTCGGAGGTCGGGCTCCAGTCGTCGTAGAAGTCCTGGGCCACGGCGAAGTAGGTGTGTTCGCCCGGGCTCCAGTTGACGCGCACCGTGATCTCCCAGTCGGCGCCTCCGGTGTTTGTGCCCGTGCCCAGGAAGTAGTCGACGTAGGGGTTGAACGCGCCGTCCCCGTTGATGTCCCGGTAGAAATGCACGCGGCGGATGTTCGGGTTGCCGCTGTTGGCGCCTCCCACGACGTTCACGGCCGTCAGGGTCAGGTAATCGCCCTCGTCGATGACCGGGTGACTGACCTGCACTTCCCCGATCGTGGGGCGCGTGTTGGCCATGGTTCCCACAGCCACGCTGTCGGCGCCGTCGGTGTCGAAGGCGCGGGCCCAGAAGACGTCGCCTGTGTCCTCCAGCGGGCCGGTCCAGATCCAGCCGTCGGCGGCGTTGATGTCCACGCCGAGCAGGGTGTCGGTCGCCGCGTCGAACACGCCGTCGCCGTCGTCGCGGTAGAACTCGACGTAGGCGACGGCCCCGTCCATGTCCTGCGCGCCGTAGGCGGTCAGGGTCACGTCGTCGGCGCCCGTCAGTTCCTCACGGTTGGCCGTCAGGAGCCAGACCGTCGGGCGCTGGTTCAACGGCACGATCGCCGAGACAACTGTGCTGTAGCCCTCGTACTGCAGGTTGTCGGGCCAGCCCCAGAGGTTGTCGAACGCGGTGGCGTGGTATGTGACCTGGCGCTGTGTGCCGGGCAGGATGGAGTAGCGCGACTGGAACTCGAACGGCAGGCCGATCTGCGGGATCTCGCCGCTGTAGGGCGTCAGGTCCAGCGGGTCACTGTGATGGTAAGGATAGGCGGACCGCAGGAAGGCGAGGTTGTGCTGCTCGGCGACGACAAAGGACTGCACGCCGTCGCCATCGAAGTCGCCGGCGACGATGGCGACCGGATTCAGCAGTGGGCCGGGCAGTTGGTAGTTGGACAGCCAGTAGTTGAGGTCTGCGTCGTCGAACTCGGGCCGGTATCGCCGGGCCGGGTCCTGGTACTCATGCTGGTAGACCTGCCAGGTGCCCAGTTCCCCGGCGTCGCCGGCGTTGTTGAGCAGGATGCTCAGAGTGCCGTCGGTGTTGACGGTGACGAGGTCAACGTAGTACTCATTTTCGTACTGACCGCTGCTGCCCTGGTCCCAGTCCCAGTCGGGCTTGGACGGGCTGTCGCGGAACAGGTCGGCGTCGATGTTGTGAGCAAGGATGTACACCGGCGTCCGCCCGATGTTGTAGGTCACGCTGCGGGTGTCGGCGTCGCCCAGGCCTGTGAAGAAGCCGGCATAGCCGACGCGGCTTCTGGTCCACAGCCGCCGGTCCCCGAACAAGACCGTCACTTCGTTCGTCAGGGGATTCGAGATAGCAAGGTCTGTATCGATCCGTTCATTGGAGTTGCGGTTGTAGTCGTCCTCCATGAAATCGGCGGCCGTGATGGATGTCCCGGCACCGAACGGGGTCGCGTAGTCGGCATCGAAGGTGCCCGCGGCGAGCTCGATCCTCAGGAAGTACTCCACGTCATTGCCGCCATCGAGCGGTTCGTTCTCATCAATCGAGTAGGCCGTGAAGGGGTCGGCCCCATCGATTTCCTGTCCGGCGACTGCGACATAGTAGCTGTCGGGATCGGCCCCAAGAACCACGACAAGCTCGTCGCCGTTCTCTCCACTCATTTCCTGGAAACCGACGATGCTGCCGGTTGAATCGAAGACGTAGACATACAGGTTGTCCGCGTCGTTTCCCGGTTCAGCAAGGCGGGTCGTGGTGATGGTCAGTTCCCTGGCGCCTGCGCTCCTGAGGCGGTAGAAGTCGACGTCGCCGTCATGGATCCACTGCGGGTAGAAGTCATCGCCCCGCGTGCCGAGCGGCCCCGACGGTTCCGCCCTGTATGAAGTCTTGTATGCCCAGCGGTACTCAACCGCCTCGTCGACATCCAGCCCGCCCAGGATGCCGGTCTCCATGGCGCGGCCGATGACGTTGCCGGGATCGAAGTAGTCGATGTAGTCTTCCGCGAGCCAGTTAAACAGGAAGACCGGCCCGTTCGGGCCGACCATGGCGATGTCGTCGCCGGACTCGTAGTCGATCTGTGTGGACAGGATGTCCTGGATTCCCTGAAACACCGCCGGACGGTCCCCGGGGTAGTTGGGGTAGTCGCCGTACGTGTAGATGCGGTCGAGTGTGAAGGCGCCCGTGCCGTCGCCGACCAGGACGGGTATCTCGCTGTGCACGGAGCTGGCGAGGATCAGGTCCAGGAATCCGTCGCCGTTGTAGTCGCCCGTGGCCAGGGAGTCGGGATGGATGGGCGAGGGGTCGGCCGGTCCATTGTAGTCGACGTCGTAGTCCGTGTGGGATGTGAAGTAGCCCGCCCCGCTGTTCAGCAGCACGACGGCATGGGCCAGCCGGTAATCCGGGTGTCCGGAGCCTGCGGCCGGATCGCCGAAGGCCGCCAGGGCCAGGTCGGGCGCGCCGTCGCCGTTGAAGTCGCCGACGACCATGTCCTTCGGGTTGTAGTTGGCGCCGATCTCCGGGTCATAGAGGTCGACGACGGAGGTGGTGTAGAAGTTGCCGGCGCCGTCGTTGAAGAGCACCGAGACGAAGTCGATTCCGCCCGTGCCGGTCACGTCCACCGTGACGGCGATATCCACGTGGCCGTCAGCGTTGAAGTCGGCCTTCACCTGGGAGGTGATCTCCCAGTCAACCACGCCCATGTCCCATCGCCAGCCGCCGGTCGAGTTGTAGTCGGAGCCCCAGTCGGTCGGGGAGTCCTGGTACGGCCAGTAGGTGTTCGGGGCATGGACGCTGAAGGTGACCCACTCGACGTTGCCGTCGGAGTCCATGACGCCGTTGGCGATGAGCGAGAACTCGTCGCCGAGGTGGATCGGGCTGGCGCCGGGCTCCAGATCGTCGATGTGGGGGTTCTGGTTGAGCGTCCAGACGGGGATGCTCTCCGCGCCCGCATTGTCGGTGGCGATGGCGAAGTAGACGGGGCTGATGTCGGGGTCCCAGTCCACGAGCACGGTCAGCGACCAGTCGCCGCCGCCCATGTCGGTGCCGTAGCCCATCAGGATGTCGATGCCGGGGTCGTAGTAGCCGCTGTTGTAGACGTCGCGGTAGAAGGCGACGTTGGCGATGCTTCCGCCGGGATCGGACACCCCGCTGGCGGTGAAGGTGACGGGCTGGCCGGGCACGGCGGGGTTGGGGTTGTTGGTCAGGGCGACGACCGTTGGCTTCTGGTTGACCGTCCCGTAGGTGTAGTCGCCCCAGCCGCCGCTGTTGTCGCGCGCGCGGGCGAAGTAGCCTCCCGTGGTCCACGTGACCAGTGTGCTGAGCGACCAGCCGCCGGCCGCGTCGGTGTCCGAGCCGAGGAAGAGGTCGCCGCCGTCGTAGACACCGTCGCCGTTGGCGTCGCGGAAGAAGTCGACCCGCGTGACGGAGCCGTCGGGGTCATAGACGCCGCCGGCGGTGAGGGTCAGCGTGTCGCCAAGCGTGACCGGTTCCGGGCTGCCGCTCAGGGAGCCGACTACGGGGAGGGCGTTCACCGTGCCGACGGCCATCGCCGGGGTGCTCGCTTCCATGATGTCATTCGTGGCGACGGCGAAGTAATGCCATCCGCCCGTGTTCCAGTCGGCAATGCCCGTCCAGGCCCAGTTGTAGGCGGCCACCTGGACTCCGGCGCCGAGGTTCGTGTCGCCTCCATCCAGGACGGCATCCGTGCTGCGGTAGAACTGCACGCCGGTGATCGGGTCGCCGTCGCCGTCGATCACGTTGTACGCGGTCAGCGTGAGGTCGCCTCCCTGGTGCACAGGATCCGGGGTATCGGCCAGGAACGCGATGACCGGGTTGGAGAGCATGATCCGGCTCTCCAGGGCCTCGAGTTCCAGGGAAAGCCGACGGTCCTGCCGATTCTCTCTGCCTGCCCGCCCACCGGAGCTGATCATCTTTCGCCTCAAGATCTCATGACTGATCGGAGAATGACTCTGCTCTGATTTCGCGACCGCACGTCCCTCGTACAATATGAATCACGGTACCCGGGGCCGCCCCCAAGTACGCGAATGCCGTCATCTCGTGTGCGCAGACAGAGAATCCGCCCCTTCCCTGATACTTGCAACAACACTCCCGTTCCCAAGAAGCAACCGGCATTATACGGGCCATCGCGCCAATGTCAAGGCTTGTCTCACCTTATCCGGCTCGGCAGGGCATCTGCAAGCACAACGCCCCGGCCTGCGGCCGGCCGCGTCACCGGTCCGTGCCGGGCGCGGCCGTGCCGCGCACCTGCCGGAGGGACCGGCTGAGCCGGCGGCCCTCCAGGTACTTCCAGAGCCTCAGCTCGCGGCCCAGGAGGTCGCGCATGTGGAACCGCAGCAGGGCGCTCATGGCCAGCGTGCTGCCTGCCGGCAGCGCGGGGGGTTGCGCGGACGGTCCCGGTTCGGCGGCGCTGAGCGCCGTGAGCGTGCGCAGCAGGTCCGCCCGCGTTGTGGTGGCCCGGCCGCTGCCGCGGCCCTCGCCGCACCGGGGGCAGAGGGGGCCGCCGGCGGCACTGCTGAACACGACGGGGCCCCGCCCCGGCAGGGCGCGCCCGCACTCGGCGCAGGCGTCGAAGGTCGGGCAGGTGCCGTGCTCCCGGAGCACGGCCAGCTCCAGCAGCAGCACGCCCACCCCGAGACGCTCGCCCGAGCGGAAGCCCCGCAGGGCGCGCAGGAGCGCGGCATAGAGGTCGGGACAGGGGGCGTCGTCCGGGACGAAGTTCAGGACCAGCTCGGCGGCGTAGTAGCTGCAGAGCAGGCCCTCGAGGCCGCCGCCGGGCTCGTAGGGGCGTTCGCGCAGCCAGCGGTAGGTCAGGTTGTGCAGGGTGCCGCTGCGGCGCGTCGTGTAGACGATCTCGTAGCGGCTCAGCAGGTCCAGGGCCGTGCGCACGCCCCGGCGCGGGGCGCGCGTGACGCCCCTGGCCATCACGGAGAGCCGTCCGGCGTCGGGGGTCAGGAAGGCGGCCACCTGGCTGGTGTTGCTGTAGTCGACCCGGCGCAGGCAGATGCCTTCGGTGTGATGGTAGTGTGCCAGGTGCCGGGCCTTTCACGGGTTGCGGGCCGGGACGCGCGGGGCCGCCGCCGCCGCCGCTCATGCGCCGTCCGGCGGCGGCAGGCGCTCGATGTGCACGCGGCGCACGCGGCGTGCGTCCGCCTCGAGCACGCGCACCAGGATGCCGTCGGTCCGGATCTCCTCATCCGGTGCGGGCACGCGCGCGACCGCGGCCGTCACGTAGCCGCCCAGGGTGTCGTAGTCTTCGTCTTCGGGGATGTCCAGGCCGAGCAGGTCGTTGACCTCGTCGATGTGCATGCGGGCGTCCAGTTCGTAGGCGCCGGACGGCAGGGGCACGACGCGGCGTTCGAGGTCTTCCTGGTCGTATTCGTCCTGGATCTCGCCGACGATCTCCTCCATGATGTCCTCGACGGTCAGCAGGCCGGCCACGCCGCCGTATTCGTCCAGTACGATGGCGATCTGGACGTGTTCGCGCTGGAACTGCTCCAGGAGGGCGCGGACGGTCTTCGTCTCGGGCACGAACAGGGGTTCGCGCACGACATCGCGGAGCCGGCGATCGGCCTGGCCGGGCTCGATGGCGGCCGTCAGCAGGTCCCGCACGTGCGCGATGCCGATGATCCGGTCCCGGGTGCCTTCGTAGACGGGTATGCGGCTGTAGTGCAGCGTGGCGAGGTTGCGGATGGCATCGCTCAGGGGCAGGTCGGCCTGCAGGCACTCCATGTCCGTGCGGGGTGTCATGATCTCGCCGACGTCGACGTCGCGGAAGTTCAGGATGCCCTCGATCATCTCCTTCTGTTCCGCCTCGAGTGCGCCCTCCAGGGTGCCGTCCTCGATGGCCACGCGGATCTCCTCCTTGGCGGCCTCGACGACGGCGGGTTCGGGCTCCTCGTCCGTTTCGCCTTCGGGGCTGTCTGCGAGGCCGCGCAGCGGCCAGGAGAGCCAGTAGAGCGGCGGCAGCAGGGCCAGCAGCACGTGGGCGGCCAGGCGCCGCCCGATCGCCCGGGCGGCGAACTCCGCCGGCAGCACCAGGGCGATGGCCGCCAGGACGGCCGGGGCCGCCGTTCCGTTCTCCGTGTGCGCGCGGACGGCCAGCAGGGCGGCGAGCGTCACCGTGGCGGCCGCACGGATCAGGACGCAGAGCGCCGAGGCGGCCCGCCCGCCCTCCAGGTAGCGGGCGTAGCGTTCGCGGGCCGTGCGGCTGTCCAGGGCCTCTTCGAGACGGGCCAGAGACACGAAGCGGATGGCGGCATCGGCCAGGGCGGCCACGAAGATGGCGGCCCAGAGGATCGGCAGTTCGGCGCCTCCGAACACGGGTGGTATCTCCCTGTCTGGGGGTCAGAAGTCCACGTCGTAGCCGACCTCGGCCAGCAGTTCGGCCTCGCGTCGGCGCATCTCCCGGCGCTGGGCCGGTCGGGCGTCGTCGCAGCCGAGCAGATGCAGGAGGCCGTGCACGAGGTAGAGCATCAGTTCGCCCTCGGCCGAGTGACGGCGGCCCGCGGCCTCGGCGGCGGCACGCTGGGCGTTCAGGACGATCTCGCCGCAGACGCGGTCCTCGTCGGCCTCGTAGGGGAAGGCCAGCACGTCGGTCGGGCCGGCATGGTTCAGATAGCGTTCGTTGAGCGCGGCCATCTCGGCATCGTCGACCAGCACGATGCTCAGGTCGGCCCGCCGGCCGGCGCGGCGCATGGCCGCGGCCACCGCCCTGCGGATGGCGGCCCGGGGGCATCTCATCGCGTTCTGTCTGTCGCTAATGTCCGTTGCCATTGCGTGGGGCGTCGGCGCCGTTGCGGGCCGTCGCCGGGGTTTTGTCGTCGGCCGGGCCGCGCGTCTGCGCCTCCTGTCCGGGGTAGCTGACGCGGTTGTGGAAGACGGCGGTCAGGCCGCGCACCAGGCAGTCCTCCAGGCGCTTCAGGTCGGTGATGGTCAGGCCGGACTCATCGAGCTGCCCGTCGTGCAGGCGGTCCAGGACGATGCTGTGAACCAGGTTCTGAAGCTGGTGAAGCGAGGGCGAATCCAGCGAGCGGGCGGCGCTCTCCACCGCGTCGGCGAGCATCACGATGGCCGCTTCCTTGCAGGCCGGCTTCGGGAGCCGGTAGCGGAAGTGCCCTTCCTCCATCTCGTCCATCTCTCCGTTCGCCTTCTGGGCCTTCTTCCAGAAGAACTTCAGCAGGGTGGAGCCGTGGGACTGGAGGATGATGTCGCGGACGACGGGCGGGACGCCGTACTGCTGGGCCATCTCGGAGCCGTCTTTCGGATGGGCGGTGATGATGAGGCTGCTCATGGTGGGCGAGAGTTCGTCGTGCGGGTTGCGGCCGCCCTCGGGCATGTTCTCGGCGTAGTATTCGGGCTTCTTCAGCTTGCCCACGTCGTGGAAGTAGGCGCTGACGCGGGCCAGGAGGGGGTTGGCGCCGATGGCTTCGGCGGCCTCCGAGGCCAGGCTGCCCACCACCATGCTGTGGTGGTAGGAGCCCGGGGCGTCCAGCAGGAGGCGCTGGAGCAGGGGCTGGCTCGGGTCGCTCCATTCCAGCAGGCGGATGTCCGTGGTGACGCCGAAGAGGCGCTCGATGGCCGGCAGGAGGCCGCTGACCAGGAAGCCGGAGGCCACGCCGTTGGCCAGGGCCACCAGCGAGGCGTTCAGAAGCGGCGACTGCCAGAACCGGAGCGGCACCAGCGGCCCGTCCAGCACCGCCATCAGGCCCAGGCCCCAGACGGCGGCGAGCTGCACCAGCCCGGCCATCAGCCCCGCCTTGATCAGCGTGCTGCGCGTGCGCACCTGGCCGGCGAACAGCGCCGTGAGCACCCCGCCCAGCAGCAGCACGATGAACTCCAGGTGGGCGCCCGGACAGGCCAGCCGGGCCAGCAGGGCATAGAACAGCCCCGCACCCAGGCCGAACCGCTGGTCGTAGACCAGGCACATGATCATCACCAGCAGGGGGATCGGCACCCACAGGGGGGAGACGCTCCACAGGACGGCCAGCCGCGCCACGGCGACCAGCCCGAGCGTCAGCACGACCAGGGCCACCAGCTGCTTGGCCCGGCTCAGGAGCTGTTCCTCGAAGCGCTCGGCATACAGCACGGACGCCAGCAGGAGGATCAGCAGCATGACGGCCACGCCGATGCGCCTCTGCAGGCTCACGCGGCGTCCGGTCCGCCCCGCCCAGTAGTTGGCGCGCTCACGGGTCAGGTCGTCGATGTGCTGGCGGGTGACCTCGCTGCCCTGGGCCAGCATGAGGCGTCCGGCCTCGATGGTCTCCGTGGCGGGGGGCAACTCGGCGGCGGCCCTGTCGCCGGCTTCCATGGACCGCTCCACGTCGAGTTCCCGGTTTGGGTGCAGGGCGTGGGCGATTCCGGCCGCCAGGAGGTCCGCCTGGGCCTCGGGCAGGTCGGCCAGGATCGGCGCCAGGGCCTCCCGGAACGCCGGAGAGCCGCCCTCCAGGGCGTTCAGGGCCTCGCGGGGGAGCAGCGTCTCTCCGCCCTCCGGGGCGCGCAGGACAACGTGAGGCGCCGTCGTCTCCATCATCAACTCGTGGCCGAGGTCGCCCGGGCGGGCCCAATGGCCGGCGGCCATCCGCTCCAGGGCCGCCGTGAGCACGTCCGGCCGCGCCGCGAGCCCGGCAGCGAGTTCCAGGAATGCGGCCCGGTCGAAGCCCTCCTCGGGCAGTCTCTGCCAGACCAGGGCGTCGGGGCCTGTCTGCAGTCCCTCCTGCAGGGCCTCCACGCCTCCGCTCCAGCGCCGCGGGGCTGAGCGGAACACGGGCGGCTGGGCACGCCGTGCGGCCAGGCGTGCGGCGCGCGTCCGCTCCCTGTTCAGATGGACGAACGGCGCCCGGGCCCTGTAGTCGCGGGGTGCGGGCTCTCCCAGGCGGACGTCCAGGGGCGTCTGGCCTGCGATGAGGATGGAGTAGAGGGCGGCGGTGAACAGGAGGAAGCCGAGACCCCGCAGAAGGGCCGCCAGCCGCACGCGCGGGCGCGGGGCCTCCGGGCCCTTTCCCTTGGCGCGCGCGGTTCCGTTGGTCTGTCTGCTATCCGGTCGCATGGCCGCCTCCCTGCCCGGTGTCCGCCGGCGGCGGCAGTCCCTGGTTGTAGGCGTTCAGGATCAGCCGGACGAGCCGGTGGCGGACGATGTCCCTCTCGTCGAGCCAGACGAAGCGGATGCCGGGGATGTCGCGCAGGCGGTCCTGCGCGTCCACGAGCCCGCTGCGTTCGCCGGGGGGCAGGTCGATCTGCGTGATGTCGCCCGTGACGACGAGGTGCGCGTGCTGGCCCAGGCGCGTCAGGAAGGTCTTCATCTGGCCCACGGTGCAGTTCTGGGCCTCATCCAGGATGATGAAGGCGTTGTCGAGCGTGCGGCCGCGCACGAAGGCCAGTGGGACGACTTCGATGATGTCGCTGTCGAGGTAGCGCCGCACGCGCCGGACGTCCATCAGGTCGTGCAGGGCGTCGTAGAGGGGGCGCAGGTAGGGGTTGACCTTGGCCTGGATGTCGCCGGGCAGGAAGCCGAGGCTCTCGCCGGCCTCCACGGCGGGTCGGCAGAGCACGAGGCGGTTCAGGCGGCCGGCTCTCAGCAGGTTCAGGGCCACGGCGACGGCCAGGTAGGTCTTGCCCGTGCCGGCCGGGCCGATGCAGAAGACGACGTCGCTGCCGAGCATGGCGCGCACGTAGGCGGCCTGCCCGGGCGTCTTGGGGATGGTGCCGGGCCACGGCTCGGCCTCGGCGGAGGGGCGCTCCTCGCCCGGGGCGGCTGCGGCGGTCGGGCCGGCCTGCTGCTGGCGGATGAGGCGATCGACCAGGCCCTCGGTGATCGGGGCTCCGCGGTTCAGCTCGTCCTCCATGGCCAGAAGGGCGGCCTCGCACCGGCGCACGCTCTCGTCCGGGCCCTCCACGCGCACCTGCTCCCCACGCGCGACGACGGACACGTCGAAGGCGTCGCGCAGGCGCTTCAGATGCCGGTCCCGCGGGCCGAACAGCCGGATCACCTCATACTGCCCGCCCACCTGTATCGTTCGCTGCACTTCCCGCTCTCCCCTATCCGCCCGCACCGCACACCGCGAGCACGAAGTAAGCCACGGGAGCCGCAAACAGCAGGCCGTCGATCATGTCCAACATGCCGCCGATGCCCGGCAGGATGGGGCTGGAGTCCTTGAGCCCGGCCTGACGCTTCAGAAGCGAGGCGGCCAGGTCGCCCACGATCGCCGCTCCGGACACCAGCATCCCGAACGCCAGCGACGGGCCCGGCGCCAGCACGGCCAGGGGCGAGAGGGACAGGAGGAGGGCCACCAGCATGCCCGTGCCCACCTCGGCGAACGCGCCGAGGACCGTCTTGCCCGGGCTGACGACCGGCGCCAGCTTGCGGCGGCCGAGCCACGAGCCGAAGAAGTAGGCGCCCGAGGAGCCGAACTTGCAGACGGCCAGCACGGCGAACAGCCCCGACACGCCCCATCGCAGGCGGACACCCGTCAGAAACCCCAGCAGCAGCGGCACATAGATGAGGCCCAGCGCCAGTACGCCGACGCTCTCGATCGCCCCGGGGATCCGGCCGCGCAGGACGTGTTCGGCCAGCCCGGCGCCCACCGCGACGGCCGGCACGAGGCCGGCGGCGAACCACGGCCCCCCGAACGTATCAGGCGCCGCCCAACCGGCCCATTGAAGGAGGAACAGGGCCGAGCCGGCGAGCACCAGCAGCGGGGCGTTCACGGGCACGCCCACCCGGGCGGCCATGCCGGCCAGCTCGGACAGGGCCACGGCGGCCACGGCCATGCAGACGGCTGCGTAGACGAAGCCGGCCGGCCAGGCGGCGTCGAGCACCAGGATCATCACGACCGCCAGGCCGGCAGCCAGTCCCAGCCCGGTGCGTGCGGGCATGGAGAGCCTCCGGGGGCTCGCCGGCGTGTCGAGGTGCGTCTGGGCCGGGCATGCGTCAGACATTGTGCTGTTCATGGTTGTGTCTCGGGCGCGTCGGCGCCGAGCCCGCCGAACCGGCGCTCGCGCCGGGCGAACTCTCGCAGCGCCTCGATGAATTCGTCGCGGCCGAAGTCCGGCCACAGCGTCTCGGTGATGTACAGCTCGGCATAGGATGCCTGCCAGAGCAGGAAGTTGCTCAGGCGCATCTCACCGCCCGTGCGGATCAGCAGCTCCGGGGCCGGCAGTCCGGCCGTGTAGAGGTGCTGCTCCACGGTGTCTTCGTCGATGGAGTCCGGGTCCAGCGTCCCGGCCTGGACCCTGGCGGCGATGGCCCGGACGGCGTCGGCGATCTCGCGCCGGGCGCCGTAGTTGACGGCCACGGCCAGCGTCAGCGCGGTGCCCTTCTGCGTGGCGTTCTCCGCACGGGCCAGCTCTCGCCGCACGATCCGGGGCAGGCCGTCCAGGGCGCCGATGGCGCGCATGCGGATTCCGTTCTCCACGAGGTCCGCGGTGTGCTCGCGCAGGTAGCCGCGCAGGTTGGCCATCAGGAAGCGTACCTCCGAGCGGGGCCGGCGCCAGTTCTCGGTGCTGAAGGCGAAGAGCGTCAGCACCGGGATGCCCAGCTCGACGCAGGCCTCGGCGACGGCGCGGGCGCTGCGGCTTCCCGCACGGTGCCCTTCGGTGCGGGGCAGGCCCCGGCGGCGCGCCCAACGGCCGTTGCCGTCCATCATGATGGCCACGTGGGCGGGAAGTCTGTCCGGACGGTCAACCATGGACCCTGCGCTCGATCACCTGCGTCCTCTTCGGACCGACGGAGACGAACTCGACGGGGGCGCCGGCGAGTTCCTCCATGAACTCCAGGTAGGCGCGCGCCTGCGGGGGGAGTTCGCCCCAGGAGCGGGCCTCCGAGATGTCGCAGCGCCAGCCTTCCAGCTCTTCGTAGACCGGCTCCACGCGCGCGAGCGTCTGGGCGCTCGAAGGGAACTCGGTCAGCGTCTGCCCGTTCAGCCGATAGGCGGTGCACACCTTGATGGTCTCGAACGCGCCCAGGACGTCCAGCACGCTGACGGCCAGGCTGTCGACGGCACCCAGCCGGGCCGTGTAGCGGAGGGCCACACCGTCCAGCCAGCCGCAACGGCGCTGTCGGCCGGTCGTGGCGCCGAATTCGCGGCCGCCGAGCCGGCCGATGGTGCGGCGGATCGTCTCGCCGACCTCGTTGTCCTGTTCGGTC
This genomic interval from Candidatus Brocadiaceae bacterium contains the following:
- the recO gene encoding DNA repair protein RecO; translation: MAHYHHTEGICLRRVDYSNTSQVAAFLTPDAGRLSVMARGVTRAPRRGVRTALDLLSRYEIVYTTRRSGTLHNLTYRWLRERPYEPGGGLEGLLCSYYAAELVLNFVPDDAPCPDLYAALLRALRGFRSGERLGVGVLLLELAVLREHGTCPTFDACAECGRALPGRGPVVFSSAAGGPLCPRCGEGRGSGRATTTRADLLRTLTALSAAEPGPSAQPPALPAGSTLAMSALLRFHMRDLLGRELRLWKYLEGRRLSRSLRQVRGTAAPGTDR
- a CDS encoding HlyC/CorC family transporter, with protein sequence MFGGAELPILWAAIFVAALADAAIRFVSLARLEEALDSRTARERYARYLEGGRAASALCVLIRAAATVTLAALLAVRAHTENGTAAPAVLAAIALVLPAEFAARAIGRRLAAHVLLALLPPLYWLSWPLRGLADSPEGETDEEPEPAVVEAAKEEIRVAIEDGTLEGALEAEQKEMIEGILNFRDVDVGEIMTPRTDMECLQADLPLSDAIRNLATLHYSRIPVYEGTRDRIIGIAHVRDLLTAAIEPGQADRRLRDVVREPLFVPETKTVRALLEQFQREHVQIAIVLDEYGGVAGLLTVEDIMEEIVGEIQDEYDQEDLERRVVPLPSGAYELDARMHIDEVNDLLGLDIPEDEDYDTLGGYVTAAVARVPAPDEEIRTDGILVRVLEADARRVRRVHIERLPPPDGA
- the ybeY gene encoding rRNA maturation RNase YbeY, producing MRCPRAAIRRAVAAAMRRAGRRADLSIVLVDDAEMAALNERYLNHAGPTDVLAFPYEADEDRVCGEIVLNAQRAAAEAAGRRHSAEGELMLYLVHGLLHLLGCDDARPAQRREMRRREAELLAEVGYDVDF
- a CDS encoding HDIG domain-containing protein, whose amino-acid sequence is MRPDSRQTNGTARAKGKGPEAPRPRVRLAALLRGLGFLLFTAALYSILIAGQTPLDVRLGEPAPRDYRARAPFVHLNRERTRAARLAARRAQPPVFRSAPRRWSGGVEALQEGLQTGPDALVWQRLPEEGFDRAAFLELAAGLAARPDVLTAALERMAAGHWARPGDLGHELMMETTAPHVVLRAPEGGETLLPREALNALEGGSPAFREALAPILADLPEAQADLLAAGIAHALHPNRELDVERSMEAGDRAAAELPPATETIEAGRLMLAQGSEVTRQHIDDLTRERANYWAGRTGRRVSLQRRIGVAVMLLILLLASVLYAERFEEQLLSRAKQLVALVVLTLGLVAVARLAVLWSVSPLWVPIPLLVMIMCLVYDQRFGLGAGLFYALLARLACPGAHLEFIVLLLGGVLTALFAGQVRTRSTLIKAGLMAGLVQLAAVWGLGLMAVLDGPLVPLRFWQSPLLNASLVALANGVASGFLVSGLLPAIERLFGVTTDIRLLEWSDPSQPLLQRLLLDAPGSYHHSMVVGSLASEAAEAIGANPLLARVSAYFHDVGKLKKPEYYAENMPEGGRNPHDELSPTMSSLIITAHPKDGSEMAQQYGVPPVVRDIILQSHGSTLLKFFWKKAQKANGEMDEMEEGHFRYRLPKPACKEAAIVMLADAVESAARSLDSPSLHQLQNLVHSIVLDRLHDGQLDESGLTITDLKRLEDCLVRGLTAVFHNRVSYPGQEAQTRGPADDKTPATARNGADAPRNGNGH
- a CDS encoding PhoH family protein, whose product is MQVGGQYEVIRLFGPRDRHLKRLRDAFDVSVVARGEQVRVEGPDESVRRCEAALLAMEDELNRGAPITEGLVDRLIRQQQAGPTAAAAPGEERPSAEAEPWPGTIPKTPGQAAYVRAMLGSDVVFCIGPAGTGKTYLAVAVALNLLRAGRLNRLVLCRPAVEAGESLGFLPGDIQAKVNPYLRPLYDALHDLMDVRRVRRYLDSDIIEVVPLAFVRGRTLDNAFIILDEAQNCTVGQMKTFLTRLGQHAHLVVTGDITQIDLPPGERSGLVDAQDRLRDIPGIRFVWLDERDIVRHRLVRLILNAYNQGLPPPADTGQGGGHATG
- a CDS encoding phosphatidate cytidylyltransferase, with the translated sequence MPARTGLGLAAGLAVVMILVLDAAWPAGFVYAAVCMAVAAVALSELAGMAARVGVPVNAPLLVLAGSALFLLQWAGWAAPDTFGGPWFAAGLVPAVAVGAGLAEHVLRGRIPGAIESVGVLALGLIYVPLLLGFLTGVRLRWGVSGLFAVLAVCKFGSSGAYFFGSWLGRRKLAPVVSPGKTVLGAFAEVGTGMLVALLLSLSPLAVLAPGPSLAFGMLVSGAAIVGDLAASLLKRQAGLKDSSPILPGIGGMLDMIDGLLFAAPVAYFVLAVCGAGG
- a CDS encoding isoprenyl transferase, translating into MVDRPDRLPAHVAIMMDGNGRWARRRGLPRTEGHRAGSRSARAVAEACVELGIPVLTLFAFSTENWRRPRSEVRFLMANLRGYLREHTADLVENGIRMRAIGALDGLPRIVRRELARAENATQKGTALTLAVAVNYGARREIADAVRAIAARVQAGTLDPDSIDEDTVEQHLYTAGLPAPELLIRTGGEMRLSNFLLWQASYAELYITETLWPDFGRDEFIEALREFARRERRFGGLGADAPETQP